Below is a genomic region from Methanolobus sediminis.
CATGCTTCGTAATCCTGAATCAACCAATGTTTTGTTTGAAATGATTTACCAGCAGGCACCTGTAATATATATTCCTTTCCTGATTCTTAGTGTCCTTGCCACTATTATAGCTTCACAGGCTATGATAAGTGGCATGTTCTCAATAGTATATCAGGGAATAAGCACAAGGATTGCTCCTCTTTTGAAGATAGACTATACTTCAGAAGAAATGAAATCCCAGATATACATTAGTGTAGTAAACTGGTTACTTCTGATCTCCGTATTATTTGTTATGTATGAATTCAAGGAATCTCATAAACTAGCTGCAGCATATGGGTTGACTGTAACCGGAAGTATGGTAATAACAGGAATTATGATGACTTTGATCTTTTATATAAGAAAAGATATGTTGAAGTCAGCAATTGCATTCCTTGTGACTGTTGTTGATTTTGTGTACCTCCTGGCTAATATGTACAAGATCCCACATGGGGGCTACTGGTCAATTACCATAGCAGCTATCCTTCTCAGTATGATACTGATCTATACTTCAGGGCAGAAAAGACTATACAGATTGCTGAAACCAATGGAGCTCAATGATTTTCTCAAGGAGTATAATGCGTTTTACATGAGAGCATCTAAAATAAAAGGAACAGCTCTTTTCTTTGCACGGGACATGTCTTTTGTTCCTCAGTACATTACACATACGATGTTTGATAATGGGATCATTTATGAAGACAATGTCGTAATTTCGATTTCCCTGAGTGAAGAACCGTTCGGTATTTCTAAAATGTTTAAAGAAGAAATCTCAAAAGGTCTGCGTGTATTTGAGATCAAGATGGGATATATGGAAGTCATCGATCTGGTTGAGATTCTTAAAACTGAAGGAATAGATGAGCGCACTATATTTTATGGTGAAGAAGAAATTATTACTGACAATATAATCTGGAGGATATTTGCCCTGATGAAGAAATTATCTCCTTCGTTTGTCCAGTTTTACAAGCTTCCTTCTGACAAACTTCATGGAGTAGTCACTCGATTTGAGATGTGAGTTCATATTTCCGTTTATCGGTTTGATTTGAACGATTCCTGTTCATCTATCAAAGGAGTAGTTTCTAATACAATGTGGTTTCAGATAAAATCACATTTCTTTTTATGGAGAGTGTGGACAAATGCCTGTACTTACTTTCATTGCCTGTAGGATGTTTGAGGATGAGATAGTTCATATTGTTGAGACTGACGATTCCA
It encodes:
- a CDS encoding KUP/HAK/KT family potassium transporter translates to MIKNIDFRGIINSMGLVFGDIGTSPIYTLTVIFIITKLTEEHVLGVLSLIFWTLIILVTIEYSWLAMSLGKKGEGGTIVLKEILVPLLKSGRSVTVITFLSYVGISFLLGDGVITPAISILSAVEGLRVIPGLESITQNTLILIAGIIAIGLFSIQRKGTEKITWVFGPLMVIWFATLAFSGVISIFSTPEVIKAINPYYAVEFVLTNGWTGFFVLSEVILCATGGEALYADMGHLGKEPIVKAWKIVFVALVLNYLGQGAFMLRNPESTNVLFEMIYQQAPVIYIPFLILSVLATIIASQAMISGMFSIVYQGISTRIAPLLKIDYTSEEMKSQIYISVVNWLLLISVLFVMYEFKESHKLAAAYGLTVTGSMVITGIMMTLIFYIRKDMLKSAIAFLVTVVDFVYLLANMYKIPHGGYWSITIAAILLSMILIYTSGQKRLYRLLKPMELNDFLKEYNAFYMRASKIKGTALFFARDMSFVPQYITHTMFDNGIIYEDNVVISISLSEEPFGISKMFKEEISKGLRVFEIKMGYMEVIDLVEILKTEGIDERTIFYGEEEIITDNIIWRIFALMKKLSPSFVQFYKLPSDKLHGVVTRFEM